A stretch of Nonomuraea africana DNA encodes these proteins:
- a CDS encoding SWIM zinc finger family protein gives MTAAKGFPAFPPQRAGARFATSWWGRAWLKALEDTSLDHTLLAKGRAYAKTGQLGPITVSEGRIAAMASDEYAAVVHISPLPDWDRFLEQVAAKAGHLAALLDGDMPYDLVELLPGVGDLEPDCDCPDWGHPCKHAAALCYQASWLLDRDPFLLMLMRAWTRTTCSPRSSGPPLPRARRSRRPTPTASRPCPASYPRNCRLPSRWRWSPRPASTPPPCGCWPPTPRCAPASC, from the coding sequence ATGACCGCCGCCAAGGGTTTCCCCGCCTTCCCCCCGCAGCGCGCGGGGGCCCGCTTCGCCACCTCGTGGTGGGGCAGGGCCTGGCTCAAGGCGCTGGAGGACACCTCCCTCGACCACACGCTGCTCGCCAAGGGCCGCGCCTACGCCAAGACCGGGCAGCTCGGCCCCATCACGGTCAGCGAGGGCCGCATCGCCGCCATGGCCTCGGACGAGTACGCGGCGGTCGTGCACATCAGCCCACTGCCCGACTGGGACCGCTTCCTCGAGCAGGTCGCCGCCAAGGCGGGCCACCTGGCCGCGCTGCTCGACGGCGACATGCCGTACGACCTGGTGGAGCTCCTGCCGGGCGTGGGCGACCTCGAGCCCGACTGCGACTGCCCCGACTGGGGCCACCCCTGCAAGCACGCCGCGGCCCTGTGCTACCAGGCCTCCTGGCTGCTGGACCGCGACCCCTTCCTGCTGATGCTCATGCGCGCATGGACAAGGACGACCTGCTCTCCGCGCTCCAGCGGGCCGCCGCTCCCAAGGGCACGCCGGTCGAGGAGGCCTACGCCCACGGCGTCCCGCCCCTGCCCCGCCTCGTATCCGCGGAACTGCCGGCTCCCGAGCCGCTGGAGGTGGAGCCCGCGCCCGGCATCGACCCCGCCGCCATGCGGGTGCTGGCCGCCGACGCCGCGCTGCGCGCCCGCGAGCTGCTGA
- a CDS encoding nitroreductase family deazaflavin-dependent oxidoreductase: protein MPMPRWWGHVNKRVFNPRAIAGGKWPVLTHVGRTSGATYRTPLDAHPVDGGYLFVLVYGSRSDWVQNVLAADGARLRVDGREVELAAPRLVGEDEAFQALSDEVARPPRLLRITEFLRMDLVAG from the coding sequence ATGCCGATGCCGAGGTGGTGGGGGCACGTGAACAAGCGGGTATTCAACCCTCGCGCGATCGCGGGCGGGAAGTGGCCGGTGCTGACTCACGTCGGTCGCACCTCTGGCGCGACGTACCGCACGCCTCTCGATGCGCATCCTGTCGACGGCGGCTACCTGTTCGTTCTGGTGTATGGATCGCGCTCGGACTGGGTGCAGAACGTCCTGGCAGCAGACGGTGCGCGGCTCCGGGTCGACGGGAGGGAGGTGGAACTCGCCGCCCCACGCCTCGTCGGGGAAGACGAGGCGTTCCAGGCCCTCTCCGATGAGGTGGCACGCCCACCGAGGCTGCTCCGCATCACCGAGTTCCTCCGTATGGACCTGGTCGCAGGCTGA
- a CDS encoding acyl-CoA desaturase, translating to MRARPSTQGYDGSTPFPAQEAPAEAGPLQIALTTAIVVAPFLALAAGVWLAWGSGISLVDVTLFAVLYIVTGLGVTVGFHRLLTHRSFVARPWLRVTLAIAGSMGFQGNVIDWVAVHRRHHAFTDKPGDPHSPYRYGTHLRGQLRGLAHAHLGWMFTADPTPAERYAPDLLDDPAMVRISRAFPALCAISLALPFVAGWAISGTLYGGLTAFLWAGLVRVALLQHVTWSVNSLCHMIGDRPHATRRHDRSTNLWPLALLSFGESWHNGHHSQPSCARHGLGRRQIDPSAALIRLFERLRWAADVRWHRESRRETDRAA from the coding sequence ATGCGAGCCAGACCCTCCACCCAGGGCTACGACGGAAGCACTCCCTTCCCCGCACAGGAGGCGCCAGCCGAGGCGGGCCCTCTCCAGATCGCCCTCACCACCGCGATCGTGGTGGCGCCCTTCCTCGCCCTCGCCGCCGGCGTCTGGCTGGCGTGGGGCAGCGGCATCTCCCTCGTCGACGTGACGCTGTTCGCGGTGCTCTACATCGTGACGGGGCTCGGGGTGACGGTCGGCTTCCACCGGCTGCTCACGCACCGCTCCTTCGTCGCGCGCCCGTGGCTGCGCGTCACGCTGGCGATCGCCGGCTCGATGGGGTTCCAGGGCAACGTCATCGACTGGGTGGCCGTGCACCGCCGCCACCACGCCTTCACCGACAAGCCGGGCGACCCGCACTCTCCGTACCGCTACGGCACCCACCTGCGCGGGCAGCTGCGCGGACTGGCCCACGCCCACCTGGGCTGGATGTTCACCGCCGACCCGACGCCCGCCGAACGCTACGCCCCCGACCTGCTCGACGACCCCGCCATGGTGCGGATCTCGCGCGCCTTCCCCGCGTTGTGCGCGATCTCCCTGGCGCTGCCGTTCGTGGCCGGCTGGGCGATCAGCGGCACCCTGTACGGCGGGCTGACCGCCTTCCTCTGGGCCGGACTGGTCAGGGTCGCGCTGCTGCAGCACGTGACGTGGAGCGTCAACTCGCTCTGCCACATGATCGGCGACCGGCCGCACGCCACCCGCCGCCACGACCGCTCGACCAACCTGTGGCCGCTGGCGCTGCTGTCGTTCGGCGAGAGCTGGCACAACGGCCACCACAGCCAGCCCAGCTGCGCCCGCCACGGCCTCGGCCGCCGGCAGATCGACCCCTCGGCCGCGCTCATCCGCCTGTTCGAGCGCCTGCGCTGGGCCGCCGACGTGCGCTGGCACCGAGAGAGCAGACGCGAGACCGACCGCGCCGCCTAG